In Elusimicrobiota bacterium, a genomic segment contains:
- the pepT gene encoding peptidase T: MVKTETLLDRFVRYVAVDTQSKDDVEDYPSTAKQLDLSRMLVSELKDLGVKDAKLDEHGYVFATIPANLPKSDKAYGKVPVVGLIAHVDTSPEVTGAGVKPQVITYPGGDIILPGDASIVIKADENPELKDCVGKTVVTTDGTTLLGADDKAGVAVIMSLAETLLSNPKILHGDIRIAFTPDEEVGSGTKFFDLKAFGAQAAYTIDGEKAGELNKETFSADSAVVTVTGRDIHPGMAKNVMVNATRVLCEIVARTPKDVSPETTDGYQPYMHPYIIEGGVGKATLKVLFRDFKTEGLAVLKKRLEDIAAEVQKLFPKAKIEVKVTEQYRNMGPILEQNPLVLDTLFEAVKRAGLQPKWSPIRGGTDGSRLTEMGLPTPNIWTGGVGAHSKREWLSLHGMETALATAVNLVQVWVEKSRQ, from the coding sequence ATGGTAAAGACCGAGACCTTGCTGGACCGCTTCGTGCGCTACGTGGCCGTAGACACCCAATCCAAGGACGACGTCGAGGATTATCCCAGCACCGCCAAGCAGCTCGACCTCTCCCGGATGCTGGTCAGCGAGCTCAAAGACCTCGGAGTCAAGGACGCCAAGCTCGACGAGCACGGCTATGTCTTCGCCACCATCCCGGCCAACCTCCCGAAATCCGACAAAGCCTACGGCAAGGTCCCCGTGGTCGGGCTCATCGCGCACGTGGACACCTCGCCCGAGGTCACGGGCGCCGGGGTCAAACCCCAGGTCATCACCTACCCGGGCGGCGACATCATCCTCCCCGGCGACGCCTCCATCGTCATCAAGGCCGACGAGAACCCGGAGCTCAAGGACTGCGTCGGCAAGACCGTGGTGACCACGGACGGGACCACGCTGCTCGGCGCCGACGACAAGGCCGGCGTGGCCGTCATCATGTCTTTGGCCGAGACCCTGCTGAGCAACCCCAAGATCCTCCACGGCGACATCCGCATCGCCTTCACCCCGGACGAGGAGGTCGGCTCGGGCACCAAGTTCTTCGACCTCAAGGCCTTCGGCGCCCAGGCCGCCTACACCATCGACGGAGAGAAGGCGGGCGAGCTCAACAAGGAGACCTTCAGCGCCGACAGCGCGGTCGTGACCGTCACCGGCCGGGACATCCACCCCGGCATGGCCAAGAACGTCATGGTCAACGCCACGCGGGTGCTCTGCGAGATCGTGGCGCGCACGCCCAAGGACGTCTCCCCCGAGACCACGGACGGCTACCAGCCCTACATGCACCCCTACATCATCGAAGGCGGGGTGGGCAAGGCCACGCTCAAGGTGCTCTTCCGGGACTTCAAGACCGAAGGCCTCGCCGTCCTGAAGAAGAGGCTGGAGGACATCGCGGCCGAGGTCCAGAAGCTCTTCCCCAAGGCCAAGATCGAGGTCAAGGTCACCGAGCAGTACCGCAACATGGGCCCCATCCTGGAGCAGAACCCGCTGGTCCTCGACACGCTCTTCGAGGCGGTCAAGCGCGCCGGCCTGCAGCCCAAGTGGTCCCCCATCCGGGGCGGCACGGACGGCTCGCGCCTGACCGAGATGGGCCTGCCCACGCCCAACATCTGGACCGGGGGCGTAGGCGCCCACAGCAAGAGGGAATGGCTCTCTTTGCACGGCATGGAGACGGCGCTGGCCACCGCGGTCAACCTGGTCCAGGTCTGGGTGGAGAAGAGCCGCCAGTAG
- a CDS encoding S41 family peptidase, with translation MNRTFKLALILALAPQLAAAQSLMDMVRAHPMDVPSAGMGAPVIIQAGFKQVPNPQYQDPSQLPPPTLTKEQMETLLQGMVAAEAVTLPRGSRQLTLSEADVMRLIANCVTIDQNYVDTIPKEVWDKAIADMNMTAAREFSKTKNWDSTVSAMIKVATGKMLDPFSVYWTKEEFKRFQDSMTNSFVGIGAILKPDGTIDMLVPGGPAEKAGLKAGDKIVNVDGTAVSTSEQVIKKTLGKEGVPVNVQVQRAGQTLPPVRIVRGQVSTRNVYAKMAAADIGYIYLGQFSPDCDKEMIAAIGQLKEKGAKKLIIDVRGNPGGTVDSVSSLVSEFVKDQQTIVSFKRQGQVMYSTVADGDGRFLDMPVVVLVNGGSASASEILAGAIQDVRGPVIVGSRSYGKGTMQTVLPDQQGRALKLTIGRWYTPRDRSIDAQHDPVTKEKVKDTGGVIPDHLIVLTEDQEAAVMKQLYREIQGASPDGAPVADPVLSKGLELLSK, from the coding sequence ATGAACAGAACATTCAAGCTGGCACTCATCCTCGCCCTCGCCCCGCAGCTCGCCGCGGCGCAGAGCCTCATGGACATGGTGCGCGCGCATCCCATGGACGTCCCCTCCGCCGGCATGGGCGCGCCGGTCATCATCCAGGCCGGCTTCAAGCAGGTCCCCAATCCCCAGTACCAGGACCCCAGCCAGCTCCCGCCACCCACTTTGACCAAGGAGCAGATGGAAACCCTGCTCCAGGGCATGGTCGCGGCGGAAGCCGTCACCTTGCCGCGCGGCTCCAGGCAGCTGACCCTGAGCGAGGCGGACGTGATGCGGCTCATCGCCAACTGCGTCACCATCGACCAGAACTACGTGGACACCATCCCCAAGGAGGTCTGGGACAAGGCCATCGCGGACATGAACATGACCGCGGCCAGGGAGTTCTCCAAGACCAAGAACTGGGACAGCACGGTCAGCGCCATGATCAAGGTCGCGACCGGCAAGATGCTCGACCCCTTCTCCGTGTACTGGACCAAGGAGGAGTTCAAGCGCTTCCAGGACTCCATGACCAACTCTTTCGTGGGCATCGGCGCCATCCTCAAGCCGGACGGGACCATCGACATGCTCGTCCCCGGAGGCCCGGCGGAGAAGGCGGGCTTGAAGGCCGGCGACAAGATCGTCAACGTGGACGGCACCGCCGTGAGCACCTCCGAGCAGGTCATCAAGAAGACCCTCGGCAAGGAGGGCGTGCCGGTGAACGTCCAGGTCCAGCGCGCAGGGCAGACTTTGCCTCCTGTCCGCATCGTCCGGGGCCAGGTCAGCACCCGCAACGTCTACGCCAAGATGGCGGCTGCGGACATCGGCTACATCTATCTCGGCCAGTTCAGCCCGGACTGCGACAAAGAGATGATCGCGGCCATCGGCCAGCTCAAGGAGAAGGGCGCCAAAAAGCTCATCATCGACGTGCGCGGCAACCCCGGCGGCACGGTCGACTCCGTCTCCTCGCTGGTATCCGAGTTCGTGAAGGACCAGCAGACCATCGTCAGCTTCAAGCGCCAGGGCCAGGTGATGTACTCCACCGTAGCCGACGGCGACGGACGCTTCCTCGACATGCCGGTCGTGGTGCTGGTCAACGGCGGCTCGGCCTCGGCCAGCGAGATCCTGGCCGGAGCCATCCAGGACGTGCGCGGCCCGGTCATCGTGGGCAGCCGCTCCTACGGCAAGGGCACCATGCAGACCGTCCTGCCCGACCAGCAAGGCCGGGCGCTCAAGCTCACCATCGGCCGCTGGTACACCCCTCGCGACCGCAGCATCGACGCCCAGCACGACCCCGTGACCAAGGAGAAGGTCAAGGATACCGGCGGCGTCATCCCCGACCATCTCATCGTCCTCACCGAGGACCAGGAAGCGGCAGTCATGAAGCAACTCTACCGCGAGATCCAGGGAGCGTCCCCGGACGGCGCCCCCGTGGCCGACCCGGTCTTGAGCAAGGGCCTGGAACTGCTTTCCAAGTGA
- a CDS encoding class II aldolase/adducin family protein, giving the protein MVKTDAQHRADLVKFGRLLFEKGFCPATSGNLSVRLDDCRILMTPTGVSKGDMKPEDLAVISPQGQHRFGRKNASSEKQMHLLIYRLRPDVRAVVHAHPPKATAFACAGIALDQPIASEFSQALGSVPLAKYGTPGTPDLAAALAYLVPHHSAILMGNHGVVTYGPDLFDAHGKMELVEHFAEIVLGTLIAGKQNLLSPDELRRLNEAAVRYRAAGQRP; this is encoded by the coding sequence ATGGTCAAGACCGACGCCCAGCACCGCGCCGACCTCGTCAAATTCGGCCGGCTCCTATTCGAGAAAGGCTTCTGCCCCGCCACCTCCGGGAACCTCTCCGTGCGCCTTGACGACTGCCGCATCCTCATGACGCCCACCGGGGTCTCCAAGGGCGACATGAAGCCCGAGGACCTGGCCGTCATCTCGCCCCAGGGCCAGCACCGCTTCGGCCGCAAGAACGCCTCCTCGGAGAAGCAGATGCACCTGCTCATCTACCGGCTGCGTCCGGACGTCAGAGCCGTGGTCCACGCCCATCCGCCCAAGGCCACGGCCTTCGCCTGCGCCGGCATCGCCCTGGACCAGCCCATCGCCAGCGAGTTCTCCCAGGCTTTAGGCTCCGTGCCCCTGGCCAAGTACGGCACCCCCGGGACCCCGGACCTGGCCGCGGCCTTGGCCTACCTCGTGCCGCACCACAGCGCAATCCTCATGGGCAACCACGGCGTGGTGACCTACGGCCCCGACCTCTTCGACGCCCACGGCAAGATGGAGCTCGTGGAGCACTTCGCCGAGATCGTCCTGGGAACCTTGATCGCCGGCAAGCAGAACCTGCTGTCCCCGGACGAGCTGAGGCGCCTCAACGAAGCCGCCGTCCGCTACCGGGCGGCCGGCCAAAGGCCGTAG
- a CDS encoding tetratricopeptide repeat protein: MTAAAFLPALKAGFVNFDDDKIILGTKDFRALSWSNIQQMFGTFYGGKYQPLSYVTYALDHRLWGLNPTGYHLTSLLLHAANAALFYLLSLGLLRLVMPQTKVGMLRLAAGFSALLFGVHPLRVESAAWISERGDVLSGFFYLLTLIAYLKAQSGSGGQGSRRLWLALAIAVFPLSLLSKGIGISIPLTLILLDIYPLERLGWDARAWLEPAKRAILLEKVPFFLLALILGAVGYIAQDRSGVVTSLHDYGLGQRLAQSGYGLIFYLGKTLFPIHLVPLYRMPHRIDLLYWPFTLSALLVLAISGGLILLRHRWRAGIVLWGFYVVTLLPVLGLVQFGPQITADRYTYLSCLGWAALAGGCLASILARKNDSWHRSCGLTAAGLLVVISGCLCWRQTAVWHDSESLWRYSLSVDPTNATAHFNLGSAVMEKTPADAITRFKEALILDPHFAEARYNLGNTLGRQGLLDQAVSEYRMIPSASPYYMFARFNAGIILYNQGKLDGSIRAFEEASHANPNNALAFINWGAALVKQGKVEEGIGKYKKALNIDPSLVLAYYNWGAALMQEGKFDEAVYPYQQILKQDPSSQQARDQLSALLRHLGAHRTR; the protein is encoded by the coding sequence TTGACGGCAGCAGCCTTCCTCCCGGCCCTCAAGGCGGGCTTCGTGAATTTCGACGATGACAAGATCATACTAGGGACGAAAGATTTCCGCGCGCTTTCTTGGAGCAATATCCAGCAGATGTTCGGGACCTTCTATGGAGGCAAATATCAGCCGCTGTCCTATGTGACCTACGCGCTGGATCATAGGCTCTGGGGCCTCAATCCAACCGGCTATCATCTGACCAGCCTGCTCTTGCATGCGGCGAATGCCGCTTTGTTCTACCTATTGAGCCTAGGTCTGCTTAGACTGGTCATGCCTCAGACAAAGGTCGGGATGTTGCGGCTTGCGGCGGGTTTCTCTGCGCTCCTCTTTGGGGTGCATCCCTTGCGAGTGGAGTCGGCCGCATGGATAAGCGAACGCGGCGACGTGCTTTCGGGTTTCTTCTATCTGCTGACTCTCATCGCCTATTTAAAAGCGCAATCCGGTTCCGGAGGGCAGGGCAGCCGCAGACTCTGGCTAGCCCTGGCGATAGCGGTTTTTCCCTTGTCGCTCTTGTCCAAGGGCATAGGGATCAGCATCCCGCTGACGCTGATTCTTCTGGACATCTACCCCCTGGAGCGTCTAGGCTGGGATGCGCGAGCATGGTTGGAACCGGCGAAACGAGCCATACTGCTTGAGAAAGTCCCCTTTTTCCTGCTGGCCCTGATATTGGGAGCGGTTGGATATATCGCCCAGGATCGATCCGGCGTCGTGACCTCTTTGCATGACTACGGACTGGGCCAACGCCTGGCGCAATCCGGTTATGGTCTGATCTTTTACCTTGGCAAGACGCTGTTTCCCATCCATCTTGTGCCATTGTATCGGATGCCGCACCGGATCGATCTTCTTTATTGGCCGTTCACGCTGAGTGCGCTGCTGGTATTGGCTATCAGCGGCGGCCTCATTTTGCTCCGCCACCGCTGGAGAGCGGGGATCGTCTTGTGGGGCTTCTATGTCGTGACCCTACTGCCGGTCCTTGGTCTGGTCCAATTCGGACCACAGATCACAGCGGATCGATACACGTATCTTTCCTGCCTGGGCTGGGCCGCGCTAGCCGGGGGATGCTTGGCGTCTATACTGGCCAGAAAAAACGACTCGTGGCATAGAAGCTGTGGCTTGACCGCCGCTGGGCTGCTGGTGGTCATATCAGGCTGCCTCTGCTGGAGACAAACGGCAGTCTGGCATGATTCGGAGAGCCTGTGGCGATACTCCTTGTCGGTCGATCCGACGAATGCGACGGCTCATTTCAATCTAGGCTCCGCGGTGATGGAAAAAACACCAGCGGATGCCATCACGCGATTCAAAGAGGCTCTTATACTCGATCCGCATTTCGCGGAAGCGCGGTACAACCTGGGCAATACGCTCGGCCGTCAAGGCCTATTGGATCAAGCTGTCTCTGAATATCGGATGATCCCCTCCGCCAGCCCGTATTACATGTTCGCGCGCTTTAATGCGGGCATCATCCTGTATAACCAGGGGAAGCTCGATGGATCCATCCGCGCATTTGAAGAAGCGTCGCATGCGAATCCTAATAACGCTCTGGCTTTCATAAATTGGGGCGCAGCGCTGGTCAAACAGGGGAAAGTAGAAGAGGGGATCGGCAAATACAAAAAGGCCCTGAACATAGACCCCAGTCTGGTTTTGGCCTATTACAACTGGGGCGCGGCGCTGATGCAGGAGGGCAAGTTCGATGAGGCCGTCTACCCTTATCAGCAGATCCTCAAGCAGGATCCCTCCTCCCAACAAGCTCGTGACCAATTATCCGCGCTCCTGCGGCATTTAGGGGCCCATAGAACAAGATGA
- a CDS encoding RNA polymerase sigma factor — protein MESKTDRDLVLACLVGEAAAFEALLGRYQVRVFSFILRLAGNASDAEDLCQETFLKAFDNLEAYDQQRPLGSWLLGIAHNTAVDFLRSRKAAVSLDDEADALELGDPGQSVEGAAQAAWDQQTMERLMAELPALYREAVVLRHNEGLDYASLAEVLQIPEGTAKIRLFRGRELLRRRLAALGYGA, from the coding sequence ATGGAATCCAAGACCGACCGGGACCTGGTGCTGGCCTGCCTGGTGGGCGAGGCCGCGGCCTTCGAGGCCCTGCTGGGCCGCTATCAGGTGCGGGTCTTCAGCTTCATCCTGAGGCTGGCCGGCAACGCCTCCGACGCCGAGGACCTCTGCCAGGAGACCTTCCTCAAAGCCTTCGACAACCTGGAGGCTTACGACCAGCAGCGGCCTTTGGGATCCTGGCTGCTGGGCATCGCGCACAATACGGCGGTGGATTTCCTGCGCTCCCGCAAGGCCGCGGTGTCCTTGGATGACGAGGCCGACGCGCTGGAGCTCGGCGACCCGGGGCAGTCCGTGGAGGGGGCGGCGCAGGCGGCCTGGGATCAGCAGACCATGGAGCGGCTGATGGCGGAGCTGCCTGCGCTCTATCGGGAGGCTGTGGTCCTGCGCCACAACGAGGGCCTCGACTATGCGAGCCTGGCCGAAGTCCTCCAGATCCCCGAGGGCACGGCGAAGATCCGCCTGTTCCGGGGCCGGGAGCTTCTGCGCCGGAGACTCGCGGCGCTGGGCTACGGGGCATGA
- a CDS encoding zf-HC2 domain-containing protein yields the protein MDCRQAAFKMQELLDRALAADEEELLRAHLAACAACGRAFRTFAAVARSLAGLPAYSLAPESRARILAAWAARRRSKTWLLWTSAAALAFVSCGLASGLWLLDRSLTLQNGMAALDLFRQPELAWGMLRLQLMDKCVVLGQWWSAEAAWLRPSLLGLTGGTALTLVLFAVMASILLVISLIDRVRPEPQLGRYL from the coding sequence ATGGACTGCAGACAAGCGGCGTTTAAGATGCAGGAGCTGCTAGACCGGGCGCTGGCCGCCGATGAGGAGGAGCTCCTGCGCGCGCATCTGGCCGCCTGCGCCGCCTGCGGCCGCGCCTTCAGGACGTTCGCCGCTGTGGCGAGGTCCTTGGCCGGGCTGCCCGCCTACAGCCTGGCTCCGGAGTCCCGGGCGCGGATCTTGGCGGCCTGGGCCGCGCGGCGCCGGAGCAAGACCTGGCTGCTTTGGACTTCGGCCGCGGCGCTGGCTTTCGTCTCCTGCGGCCTGGCCTCCGGCTTGTGGCTCTTGGACCGCAGCCTGACTTTGCAGAACGGCATGGCCGCCCTGGACCTGTTCCGGCAGCCGGAGCTGGCCTGGGGCATGCTGCGCCTGCAGCTCATGGACAAGTGCGTCGTCCTGGGCCAGTGGTGGTCGGCCGAGGCGGCTTGGCTGAGGCCCTCCTTGCTGGGCCTGACCGGGGGCACGGCTTTGACCTTGGTCCTATTCGCCGTCATGGCTTCCATACTCTTGGTGATCTCGCTCATCGACCGGGTGCGCCCGGAGCCGCAACTAGGGAGGTATTTATGA
- a CDS encoding polymer-forming cytoskeletal protein, which yields MNFDRSARGACLAALALAASAALPAPSWARHRTSFNVEARNTRQGDVLVPKGETLRENLAATGAIVVDGVVDGDCVSLGGAVTINGEVRGDVAALGGPADVSGTVNGDLAVMGGPLHISGTVRGDAADMGGDVTLDPKAEVDGDLSLLGGKLHKADGAVIKGTVSLTDLGLAKTLMPLASSLRYAPKLAERLSPFKRVLEFVMFLIFAAGMGLMTVLLTVFLPKQVEATAALMKADFWKTAGVGALVVMLTFPGLLLMVVSVLGIPLIPVAILVYCAAIVMSMAACGLVLTGRFCEVRQMPAPPTLAGAALGYGLLVGLMVVGKFLQIFGSAGVLLGGIFVVANLVVLSCGVVVGLGAIWLTRMGTKPRTPAAALAPAAPVPHP from the coding sequence ATGAACTTCGATCGCAGCGCGCGCGGCGCTTGTCTGGCGGCTTTGGCCTTGGCGGCCTCGGCCGCGCTGCCGGCCCCGTCCTGGGCCCGGCACCGGACCAGCTTCAACGTGGAGGCCAGGAACACGCGCCAGGGCGACGTCCTGGTCCCCAAGGGCGAGACCTTGCGCGAGAACCTGGCCGCCACCGGCGCCATCGTCGTCGACGGCGTGGTGGACGGAGACTGCGTGTCCTTGGGCGGCGCGGTCACCATCAACGGCGAGGTGCGCGGCGACGTGGCCGCTCTGGGAGGCCCCGCCGACGTGTCCGGCACGGTCAACGGCGACCTGGCGGTCATGGGCGGACCGCTGCACATCTCCGGCACGGTGCGCGGCGACGCCGCGGACATGGGCGGGGACGTGACCTTGGACCCCAAGGCCGAAGTGGACGGCGACCTGTCCTTGCTGGGCGGCAAGCTGCACAAGGCCGACGGGGCGGTGATCAAGGGGACGGTCAGCCTGACGGACCTGGGCTTGGCCAAGACTCTCATGCCTTTGGCGAGCTCGCTGCGCTACGCCCCGAAGCTGGCCGAGAGGCTCTCGCCCTTCAAGCGCGTCCTGGAGTTCGTCATGTTCCTGATCTTCGCGGCCGGCATGGGCCTGATGACCGTGCTCTTGACGGTGTTCCTGCCCAAGCAGGTCGAGGCCACGGCCGCGCTGATGAAGGCCGATTTCTGGAAGACGGCCGGGGTCGGGGCTTTGGTCGTCATGCTCACCTTCCCGGGCTTGCTCTTGATGGTGGTGTCCGTCCTGGGCATCCCGCTCATCCCGGTGGCGATACTCGTCTATTGCGCCGCCATCGTGATGTCCATGGCCGCCTGCGGCCTGGTTCTGACCGGCCGCTTCTGCGAGGTGCGCCAGATGCCGGCGCCTCCGACTTTGGCCGGAGCGGCGCTGGGCTATGGCCTGCTGGTGGGTCTCATGGTCGTGGGCAAGTTCCTGCAGATCTTCGGCTCCGCCGGGGTCTTGCTGGGCGGCATATTCGTGGTGGCCAACCTCGTCGTGCTCTCCTGCGGCGTGGTCGTGGGCCTGGGAGCGATCTGGCTGACGCGCATGGGCACCAAGCCACGGACGCCGGCGGCGGCGCTGGCTCCGGCCGCGCCCGTCCCGCACCCCTAG
- a CDS encoding phospholipase D-like domain-containing protein → MRIPRILAVLILCGAANAARAAFTVPGFELVYSYPVETTLERPELRRAAEVWPEAIAAARKTIDIAQFYVAVSTKPEPIDAVFSALAAAGARGVKIRFLVQKSGATTPEGLDRLKAIPNLELRVIEWAKVNPAGSGIIHAKYMVFDGKTGYVGSQNFDWRSLKHIHEMGLLVSDESIVKGMRAIFEQDWKAQALAAAGKPVTPLAKKPQPAATDRRAYLVASPWSFDPPGVGDSQTELPRLIGTAQNEIAVTLLDYEPLSFSRPRRFYPPIDNALRDAAVRGVKVKLLVSHWNMEKPGIDHLKSLSLLPNVEIRIITIPEAAEGTIPFSRTVHSKFMTVDGKTLWLGTSNWSGGYLDDSRNLEVVVKDEALAKEAAAVHDQLWTSSYTEALDIGKDYPKPRK, encoded by the coding sequence ATGAGAATCCCGAGAATCCTGGCCGTCCTGATCCTCTGCGGCGCGGCGAACGCGGCCCGCGCCGCCTTCACCGTGCCCGGCTTCGAGCTGGTCTACAGCTATCCGGTCGAGACGACCTTGGAGCGGCCGGAGCTGCGCCGCGCCGCCGAGGTCTGGCCCGAGGCCATCGCCGCGGCCCGGAAGACCATCGACATCGCCCAGTTCTACGTCGCGGTCTCCACCAAGCCCGAGCCCATCGACGCGGTCTTCTCCGCCCTGGCCGCGGCCGGCGCGCGCGGGGTCAAGATCCGCTTCCTGGTGCAGAAGAGCGGCGCCACCACTCCCGAGGGCCTCGACCGCCTCAAGGCCATCCCCAACCTGGAGCTGCGCGTCATCGAATGGGCCAAGGTCAACCCGGCCGGAAGCGGCATCATCCACGCCAAGTACATGGTCTTCGACGGCAAGACCGGCTACGTGGGCTCGCAGAACTTCGACTGGCGCTCGCTCAAGCACATCCACGAGATGGGACTTCTGGTCAGCGACGAGAGCATCGTCAAAGGCATGCGGGCCATCTTCGAGCAGGACTGGAAGGCGCAGGCCCTGGCTGCGGCCGGCAAGCCCGTGACGCCTTTGGCCAAAAAGCCGCAGCCCGCGGCCACGGACCGCCGCGCCTACTTGGTGGCCAGCCCCTGGTCCTTCGACCCGCCGGGGGTGGGAGACTCCCAGACCGAGCTGCCGCGGCTGATCGGCACGGCCCAGAACGAGATCGCCGTCACTTTGCTCGATTACGAGCCCCTGAGCTTCTCCCGGCCGCGCCGCTTCTACCCCCCCATCGACAACGCCCTGCGCGACGCGGCGGTTCGCGGGGTCAAGGTCAAGCTCCTGGTCTCGCACTGGAACATGGAAAAGCCCGGCATCGACCACTTGAAGAGCCTCTCGCTGCTGCCCAACGTCGAGATCCGCATCATCACCATCCCCGAGGCCGCCGAAGGGACCATCCCCTTCTCGCGCACGGTCCACTCCAAGTTCATGACGGTGGACGGCAAGACTCTGTGGCTGGGCACCAGCAACTGGAGCGGCGGTTATCTCGACGACTCCCGCAACCTGGAGGTCGTGGTCAAGGACGAGGCCCTGGCCAAGGAAGCCGCGGCGGTCCACGACCAGCTCTGGACCTCCAGCTACACCGAGGCCCTCGACATCGGCAAGGATTACCCCAAGCCGCGCAAATAG
- a CDS encoding DUF1460 domain-containing protein, translated as MSFLTFCCLGLAASSWAASPQAEPRFKDLSEPEIAQALRAIHKSHPDWPERFEAVSAAFLGIPYNLGPMGEGPNGEFDHSPTYSFRSLDCTTFVEEAMALSWESDLDRAKALLQKIRYRDGQVSYETRNHFPETDWRVNNEAAGFLKDITRDVAGGRAMVMHKRISKRAWYLTHTFNDIKGFSDLPKPELEAKLKRMRELGAQFQDEVSTITYVPLAALAQVMDRIPSGTVANLVREDLPDKPQAITHQMLIVAKDGKRFVRHAAYGKTMEEQPADKFFSRYDNAAWKVVGVNLEQILAR; from the coding sequence ATGTCCTTTCTGACGTTCTGCTGCCTGGGCTTGGCCGCCTCCTCTTGGGCGGCCTCGCCCCAGGCGGAGCCCCGCTTCAAGGACCTCTCCGAGCCGGAGATCGCCCAGGCCCTGCGCGCCATCCATAAGTCCCATCCGGATTGGCCGGAGCGCTTCGAGGCCGTGAGCGCGGCCTTCCTGGGGATCCCTTATAACCTGGGGCCCATGGGCGAAGGTCCGAACGGCGAGTTCGACCACAGCCCCACGTACAGCTTCCGGTCGCTGGACTGCACGACCTTCGTCGAGGAGGCGATGGCGCTGTCCTGGGAGAGCGACCTGGACCGGGCCAAGGCGCTCCTGCAGAAGATCCGCTACCGGGACGGCCAGGTCTCATACGAGACGCGCAACCATTTCCCGGAGACGGACTGGAGGGTCAACAACGAAGCCGCGGGCTTCCTCAAAGACATCACCCGCGACGTGGCCGGCGGCCGGGCCATGGTGATGCACAAGCGCATCTCCAAGCGCGCCTGGTACCTCACCCACACCTTCAACGACATCAAGGGCTTCTCCGACCTGCCCAAGCCGGAGCTGGAGGCCAAGCTCAAGCGCATGCGGGAGCTGGGCGCGCAATTCCAAGACGAGGTCTCCACCATAACCTACGTGCCCCTGGCCGCGCTTGCGCAAGTCATGGACCGGATCCCTTCCGGCACGGTCGCCAACCTCGTCCGCGAGGACCTGCCGGACAAGCCCCAGGCCATCACGCACCAGATGCTCATCGTGGCCAAGGACGGCAAGCGCTTCGTGCGCCACGCCGCCTACGGCAAGACGATGGAGGAGCAGCCCGCTGACAAGTTCTTCTCGCGCTACGACAACGCTGCCTGGAAAGTCGTCGGCGTGAACCTGGAGCAGATCCTCGCCCGCTGA
- a CDS encoding DUF2914 domain-containing protein — MKKWFASVLMFAAVSGWAQAPAAPAAPAATPAETKAAPAPAAVKVEKILVATGVENREATGEATTFGAEVGQVYCWTKLAVTEPPAKVKYVWSMSGKPVYEHPIEIKTSGRWWASKKVQPGSWKVELQSESGESLGSVEFTVSAEAAAPAAAPAPAPATK, encoded by the coding sequence ATGAAAAAGTGGTTCGCGTCAGTCCTGATGTTCGCGGCTGTCTCCGGCTGGGCCCAGGCCCCTGCGGCCCCGGCAGCACCGGCGGCCACGCCGGCCGAGACCAAGGCCGCCCCGGCCCCGGCCGCAGTCAAGGTCGAGAAGATCCTCGTGGCCACGGGCGTGGAGAACCGGGAAGCGACCGGCGAAGCCACCACGTTCGGCGCCGAAGTGGGACAGGTCTACTGCTGGACGAAGCTCGCGGTGACCGAGCCCCCGGCCAAGGTCAAGTACGTCTGGTCCATGAGCGGCAAGCCGGTCTACGAGCACCCGATCGAGATCAAGACCTCCGGCCGCTGGTGGGCCTCCAAGAAGGTCCAGCCCGGCTCCTGGAAGGTCGAACTCCAGTCCGAGAGCGGCGAGAGCCTCGGCTCCGTGGAATTCACGGTGAGCGCTGAGGCCGCGGCTCCGGCTGCCGCCCCGGCCCCGGCTCCGGCCACCAAGTAG